One Bacteroidia bacterium genomic window, CATAAATGCTGTTCGTAATAAACTTCTTAATCGCATTGTGGCTGTAGTTAAAAGAGGAACACCATATGTTAAACTTAATTTGGCAGCTTAAAAAAATATTAAATAAATATTTGGAGATATCATAGATATCGGTTCGATGTCGGATTTGGCAGGTTTTTACTTGCAATCATTGTCAAACCGCTAAAATGTTTGAATTTTGTTAATCTTGTCAAGTTGCCCATAACAACCTGCTAAATGCCAACATAGTGTTAGCAACTGGGCGTTTTGTTAATTCCATAAGATTATAAACTTTCTTGTTTGATATTACTCTTTCAAAAACTTTTTAACTGTCACTCCTATTTTCGTTTTCACTCTAAGAATATACACACCACTCGGTAAAGTCGAAACATCAATGGTTGTTTTATTGTTAGGTGCCTCAATGGTTTTTATGAGTTGACCTTGTAGGGTTGAAATTTGAATTAATGCTTGCTGAGAATTCTCTATTGTTATTTTATTTGTAGCTGGATTGGGATAAACAATTAAACTGCTGTTGGAAACAATTTCTGGCAGTACATTAATATTGAGGCTTTTAAAACTTGCATTGTAGGAGTAAACAGGATAAATATCCCATATTATATTCTTATTAGAATAAAGATTCAAAGTACTCATGCTTGGCTGCCAGTTGCTTTGCCATGTTTCATATTTTCCGGTTATTGAGTTTCCAATGGAATCATAAGTATATGTATGTAAATAATTATTCACCCATGCATTGAATTGCCATGTTTCAACTAATTTAGTCAGCCTATTTCCGGTGGTATCGTATGTATATATTTTTCTCGACAAATTCAACCATGTGTTAGTTTGCCATACTTCAAGTAAATCAGTTAGCATATTTCCGGTGGCGTCGTATGTCCAAGTTTCAATATTATTATTAATCCATGCATTGGTTTGCCATATTTCATATAAAGAAGTCAGCATATTTCCGGTAGTGTCGTATGTATAAGTCAATTTATAATTATTCAACCATGCATTGGTTTGCCAGTAGTCTTCAGCTAAATATGACAGCATATTTCCGGTGGTATCATAAGTAAAAGAAGCTCTATTATAATTCACCCAAATATTGATTTGCCAATGTTCATCTAAATATGTCAGTTCGTTTCCTGCGGCATCGTAAGTCCATGTTTGTAGACTATGATTGAACCATGCATTGGTTTGCCACATTTCATATAAAAAAGTCAATTTGTTTCCGTTGGTATCGAATGTAAAAGTAGCTCTATCATAATTCACCCAAATATTG contains:
- a CDS encoding T9SS type A sorting domain-containing protein, producing MKNLFIILGVVITLNCFAQWQQPNNLLSTMNMEHNTESVQLQSFDKFNPSVLNKKSTLLNSKSSVCKWDTILTYNTSNATFQRLTQVFDANGNVKIQLTENWKTSIWIDSIRNTYTYDANGNRLTYLKEIWQTNIWVNNMRCTNTYDANGNMLTFLNEMWQTNIWVNYDRATFTFDTNGNKLTFLYEMWQTNAWFNHSLQTWTYDAAGNELTYLDEHWQINIWVNYNRASFTYDTTGNMLSYLAEDYWQTNAWLNNYKLTYTYDTTGNMLTSLYEIWQTNAWINNNIETWTYDATGNMLTDLLEVWQTNTWLNLSRKIYTYDTTGNRLTKLVETWQFNAWVNNYLHTYTYDSIGNSITGKYETWQSNWQPSMSTLNLYSNKNIIWDIYPVYSYNASFKSLNINVLPEIVSNSSLIVYPNPATNKITIENSQQALIQISTLQGQLIKTIEAPNNKTTIDVSTLPSGVYILRVKTKIGVTVKKFLKE